cagccagggctgcactgagaaaccctgtctcaaaaataaataaataagtaagtaagtaagtaaataaataaataaataaataaataaataaatagaagaacaaGAGGGAGACCTAGAGTTCTGATTTAGTCTTAGTGTACACACTGAGGGAAGGTCATGAGAAGACCTGCCATGTGTGCTCAGGAAGAGAGCCCTTTTTCAATATTAATGATGCCTTGATCTTCAACTTTGCTGCCTCTGGAACTGTAATGAGCAAATGCCCGTTGCCTCAGTCCTCCGGGTGATGATGCTTAGTTCTGGTGGCTCAAACATGGTTACAATTTTTTAATGCTATTTCAGAATCCAAGTCACATGTGGCTTCTGTGCTTAAGATGAACTCCTCTTCCCCATGTACCCTCTGTCTGGAAGGAGGTGGCTCATGACCTCATTGTATCCTCTCGGTTCCCTTTCAGGCTTCTCTAAAGAGTCTTTGTGTGGCTGGCTTCTATGGATACCCCTCCCACACTCATATCCTCTGGACAGTTGGTGACAGACGCCTATGTAAGCCCTGATACAGTGTAACATCCTGAAAGGGATAGAGACTTAACCAAATATGAGTTCCAAATGTACAGAACCTCCTAGTAACTTTgttactttctcctttctccttcagagtctcagtttcctcacttgcaaaacagaaaaaaaaaagtgtttattcaTAATGTGAAAATTTAATGAAGGGCTTTATAATGTTAGTCTAAGTGCTTAGGTTCTATAAGCACATGACTCAGAgggtgtgtatttatttttagactgGTATCCGCATCAGTACATTTTCTTGGCTggtttagaactcactctgttccctgggttagccttgaactcatggagatccacctgcctcttgagggctgggattaaaggcctgtgccaccacgcctggctagTCACAAGGTGCTTTTGAGTACTGGCTGTGTGCTAATTTTGGGAGCTCTCTGAGGGTAAAGTGCAATGCAGTCCTTCTCCATAGGTAAAGACCTAACCAAAATAAGAATGTGAACTTAAAACCTGGGCATGGGAGCACACGCCTTTGAGCTGagggctaggaagaaagaggcaggcaggcagaggatctctgtgattcaaGGCCATGCGAGGTAAGCCAGAGCAGTctaatgaaaccctgtctgaaaacaataacaaataaaaccgAACTGACTTAGAAGGAAAATGAGTGTTCGAACAAGCACATAACTAGAGTGACTCCGGCTTCATGTTTAAGTTGAATAAAGGAGTTTGGATCAGACTATAAAGCAAAAAACTATTACCTGCAAGAGGACAGTATTCTGTGCAGAAATCTGCCAGTTGACTTGCCCAATGAGCTTAGAGAATCAGGTGATCTCTGCTCGGAGGAGCCAGTTATCTTCCCTCTACTGACCACTCCTGGCCTGGCTCTGCTCGGTAGCCTATGTTTGTTGGGAGCCTCGAAGCCCTGCTTGGACTCAGCCCCATGTTTTAGATTTTTCATAACTCATCTGACATGTTGCTAGGACAGGATACAATGTTGGTCAAACTGATTTTGTATTCTTTTAGTCAGATATAGTGACTCAGCATTTTCTGTGTGGACAGCCCTATTCTTGGAAACAGGCTTCTTCCAAGCTGGGACAAAACTGATCTGTGCACCTTCATTTCCATCACAATGATGGTGGCATTGGTGGCAGTAGATTCTTGGAAGAGGCGcctaatgtttttttgtttgtttgtttgtttgtttgtttggtgtgtgttgaAAACTGCATTGGCAGACAGAAATTTAGTTAGAAGTTAGTGGACATAATTATGCACATTTTACTTATTTCCATTCAAAGACCTGCCCTGTCTGGTTAGAAACTTCTACCTTAGGAACGCTGGGCAGGGAAAAGAGTGAGTTCTGACCATTTTCCTACTTTTCCTAGGACAAATGTTTTGGGCTGATAATGATAGCCAATTACAACTTAGTGCCTGTCGGAATTGTAttataattccatttttatttacctGGGGCATGTAATGATTAGCTTTAATTGTTACCTTGATACACTCTCGAATCACCCAGGGAGAGAATCTCAATGAGAAACTGCCTAGATCGAGTTGACCTGTGGGCGTGCCAGGGGAGAATTATCTTGATTGTGTCGGGTGAGACGAGAAGGCTGCCCGCTATCCTACTTCCTAGGCAAGGAATTCTGAActgtggaaggggagagaaagcaagatgaaggCCAGCATACTTCATTCCTGTCTCCTTGTTCTTTTACTTGGCTATGTCTCAAGCCCCTGTAACTGATTTCCTTGCATTGACAAGCATACTCTAGCCTGGACTCGTGAGCTAAAAATAAACCCATCACCTCACACTGtttttgtcagaatatttttatcacaacaacaaaaatgaaaacaagagctCAAAAGAGCAGCTCCGTCCCCTAGAGTATTCACGGAGACCTGCATTTCATGAGCAACTTAAGCAAAAGCGCTCTGAGTGAAGGAGTTTTGTAGGAAAGCAATCATTCCTGTGTACTTTAAATCCAGTAGTGTTTCAGGAAAAGCTCTTGCCTATAGAAACATCTTTTAACAATCTCTCCTTTGAGGAAGAATGTTTATTATGTAAAGATAATAGAGGGTTTGGGCTTTCTTTTGGACATCCTTTCTAAGAAGCTCTGAACAGAGCCCCGGAGAGAAAGGAATCTTAGTGAATCAGGAAAGCATGCTGGATGGGAGAGGACCCAGGGCTCAGAGAGGCTTAAGTTACgagagaggtgggagaagagTCAGCGGTAGCAGGGAAGACAAGTAATGTTGGCTCTAGTGCTGGGTCCCGAGTCTAGGGTTCTaggttatagacagctgtgagggCCCGCACTGATATTTCAGGGACACGGGATGGAAGCAAAGAGGGATCACAATTATTTAAGCAgaagtaattgatgtgggattccccgcAGTAtcctgtgattgccattaatgagaATGGATATGGGCTTTACAATTACTAGGGATGCATGGCATTTACGTATCAAATATTGTTTCCCCTCAAAGGGATAAGCATGAAGGGAAAAGAATAAGTCCTTCTTCTTAAACAAGACAGTTGGTCTGCAGCATTGTCTGCTCCAGAGCCATCCGTGATAGTAAGAGTGGTCAAGAGAACACGTGATTCATCAGCGAAGCACCTGGAAGAGAAAAGTGTTACTGGAGTGGTTCCAGGGAGTtaagaggggatggggagaaggatcCAGGCTTTCTCACGTAGTCTGACTTTGGATGTAAAGACAACCTGGGAGGAGGTCCAGAGAAAATCCGAAGACGAAACACTGATGTTTATGCCATTGacatgtttcatttctttccaatTACCTTTTTAGTGGTCAAAAATGAGCGAACTGTCCGATAAGAACAACCTCACTCGAGAAGAATCCACAAATCAAATGTTTGCAGAGAAGAGCAGTCAGATTGGACAGAAGCAACTGGTATAGCACGCAGATTTCATAATTCGTGTTGTTTATTGATCTTCCAGCAGGGGGCGTCTGAGATGGCTGTGGACCTGCCGGCAGGTCAGGCGTCAGGACTTCACAAGAGAGAACTTTGCTCCTCAGCCCTTGGGATGGCCTGACGAATTtcctctttgctttgtgtttcttaCTTTTAGCCTGGCCATCTATGTAATGGCGTCTTGTCCTCGCAATAGaatgcttgaaaaaaaatctagccaggtcttttatttagttcttactgtgtattttgtatttaCCATGTCATGACTCTAAATGCTTTATGGGTATCGACTCACCCAAGTCTTATAACAAGATAATAATAGCGTTATTATACAAAAAAATGAGTCGCTGAGGCTTAGAGAAGCAAGAATCTGTTCAAGTGGCACAGTTTACGATGGGCAGAGCCAAGACTTAAACAGCGGCAGGCTCGTCGGCTGTGTTTGCCCCCTgcttcttactatgtagctgagaacgGGACTAGAAAGTGCTGGATTTTTACTAGAAAGTGCTGGATTTTTACTAGAAAGTGCTGGATTTTTACTAGAAAGTGCTGGATTTTTACTAGAAAGTGCTGGATTTTTCAGCTTTCGTAGCTGTACCCGAGGGTAGAGATGCTTCAAAGGGTACATCTACAAAGCAAGCCAATGTACCTCCATCAAGGTGAAACTTTAAGGAAATGCTTCTTTTATTCTAAGTAGACTACCTGGACTACTATTAAGCTAGCTGAGCTGCAAAAAAAGACTATCTGTTAGATTGAAAGCGTCACTTTTATTTCTAGGAATTGCATTTCCAATGGAATCCAGCCTATGTGATTTTTGACTAATCAggatattttcttctaaaattcttCAGAAGAATATTTCTTTTCCCACAACATGCTTAGAAAATGTCCTTACACTGGCTAtagcacacacacctgtaatctcagcacttgagaggctgaggcaggagggttgccacaagttcaaggccaacctgggctacatcgTGCATTCTAGGCTGGCCTGCTATGGAGTTGgacttgtctcaaagaaacaatgatagcaataacaaaaagtcacctttttattttggggaataTGTGAGtgcttgactgtgtgtgtgtgcctgcaaaggtcagaggagCTTCTTGGGacccttggacctggagttacagatgattgtgaggcaccatgtaggtgctgggactagaACGCCATCCTGGGCAAGAACATCAAgggctcttcaccactgagccgtctctccagtctcaCATCATCGTGTTTTCGTTGAAGGGTCTTGCTTCTTGCCTTCACAATCAGGCctcattttatttctaaacacAAAAGTTTCCCAAAGAGTTTTGGAAATTTCTCCTAACATTCAGAAAGTTGTTTATCAAGACTTTTCTTGCTCGAGTCCGGCTTTGATTGAGAGTGGGCCTTCAGTGGCATTGTCTGTGTTGAAGCCCGATGGTGTATGTAGCCCAGAACAGGCAATGGTTTTGAGACTCCTTGCAGAGGCTGAAGCTGGGTGAGGAGGAGGATGTGTGACTTTGGCATTGTATATGGGCTTCTTCTGTGATGGCTGAGGGGACTGTTACTGCTCTGTCCTTatgaccagaaaaaaaagtcGATTCTGGTGGTCATCCCTGTCAGGTTTGCAAGACCGGTGGATGCTTTGCAAGGATAAACAAGTCTACTGGTCTTGATTCCTTCCCCCATTTTCTTTATATGCACTTTATACTCTGTGTTTAGAAAGAATGGCTTCATTTGAGAATGCATTGCCTTTTGAAACCGAGTCAGATGAaactgttgatttttttccttatgaatCAAACACATTTCCATGCTGTTTTGATAAGAGCTACAGAGAATCCGttttgaaagaatgaaaaatgaatgaaactacTAAAACACTCCGTTCATTTCACAGCAACAGATAGAGCGGCAGCTGAAGTGCTTGGCATTTCAGAACCCTGGACCCCAGGTGGCAGATTTTAACCCTGAGACAAGACAGCAGAAGAAGAAAGCACGGATGTCACAAATGAATGAGTATTTCTCTGGGAAGTACAAGTAAGGTCATGACACAGTTGATTTATGGGATTAAAAATCGCATGTGTTCTCCTTGATTTTAAAGCAATGTAATTGAAAGTTACATCTTGTGAAGATTTCAAAACTTTCTTCTATCATACACTTAAAGCCCCCATTATGTCTGGATGTTAGTAGCTTTAAGAAATAGACAGTACTGTTGAGAGCAAGGTGGCAGTGCCTGGAACACCAGTGCTcagatgcagaggcagaaagattccaAGTTCAAACTCAGCTTGGGTTACTTAGGAAAACTGTgtattgtgtgtgggggtggggggattgtAATCTAAATCTCAAATTAACAATCATCTTGTTTTTATAAAGGGCTTTGTGCTAAAATAGTACCTTTAGTAGAAAAGTTGACtaaatataacaaagaa
This sequence is a window from Microtus ochrogaster isolate Prairie Vole_2 chromosome 18, MicOch1.0, whole genome shotgun sequence. Protein-coding genes within it:
- the Arl14epl gene encoding ARL14 effector protein-like, which translates into the protein MSELSDKNNLTREESTNQMFAEKSSQIGQKQLQQIERQLKCLAFQNPGPQVADFNPETRQQKKKARMSQMNEYFSGKYKVMKKYDKSGKLICNDMDLCDCLEKNCLGCFYPCPKCNSNKCGPECRCNRRWVYDAIVTESGEVISTLPFSVPD